Sequence from the Streptomyces peucetius genome:
CAGCTGATGCCGCCAGGTCCACCAGAACTGCGGGAAGCCGTGCAGCAGCATCACCAACGGTCCGTCGCCCATCTCGGCGATGTGGAAGCGGGCGCCGTTGGCCGCCACGTCGCGGTGGGTCCAGGGACCGTCGATGCGTACGGGGCTGCCGGGAGCGCCGAGGCTGCCGGGGGCGGAATCAGGGACCGTCATGCGATGAGCGTGCCACAACCCGGGCGGCGGTGTTCGCCACGCCCGGGCCCGGGGTCACGCCGAAACCTTGTCCGATACCCGGTCCGACACCGTGCTGTCCGAGGGCTTGGCCAGTACCACGCCGCGCGGATGCGGCTTGGCGTTACCGAGCAGGGCGGCGGACTCCTTGGCCGACGCGACGGCCTTCTGAGGCCCCTTGCCCTTCTTCGCCTTCTTGAGGAAGACCATGCCGATCAGGCCGAACAACGCGGCGACGACGACGTTCACCGCGAACGACAGCAGGAAGCACAACGCCAGATTCCAGCCGGTCCAGGTCCTGAAGCCGTAGGCGAGGGCGAAACTCAGCATGGGCAGCGAGAAGAGCAGCAGGACACCGGCTACGAGCAGGACCACCCCGCCGATCCCGGCCTTCTTGGCGTCCTGGCGCAACTGGGCCTTGGCCAGCGCGATCTCGTCGTGCATTAGCGCGGACATCTCGGCGGTCGCCGAGGCGACCAGCTGGCCGAGGCTGCGGTCGGCACCTGCAGCGTTGGCTGTGGTGTTGCCGGGATCGCTCATCGCTGACTCCCTCTCCTCTTCCACGGGTCCGGTGTTCGTACGGTCCGATGTCAGATCATGCCGGACGGTCGCCGTTGTCGCTCGACACCGCGGCCGCTTCCGCCTTTCTGCGGTGTTCCGCTGCCTTCTTCTCGTAGATCGCGGCCATCCGCAGGTGGTACGCGGGGTCTTCCTCCTCGTAGATGTCCGGGATCCCGGACATGTCCTCGTCGCGCTCCTCCTCGGCCGCCAGCGCCTGGTAGGTGCGTACCCGCATCTTCAGCAGGATCGAGGCGAAGATCGCGGCGATCAGCGAGCCGAACAGCACCGCGGCCTTGACCTCGTCCGTCAGCGTCGCGTTGCCGGTGAAGGCGAGCTCGCCGATGAGCAGCGAGACGGTGAAGCCGATGCCGGCGAGCGTGGCGAGCGCCAGAACGTCGGGCCAGGCCAGGTCCTCGTTGAGCTCCGCCTTGGTGAAGCGCGCTGCCAGCCAGGTGCCGCCGAAGATGCCGAGCGCCTTGCCGACCACCAGACCGAGGACGACGCCGAGGGTCTCGGGCTTGGTGAACACGTGGGTGAGCGAGTCACCGGTGACGGCCACCCCGGCCGAGAACAGCGCGAACAGCGGTACGGCGAAGCCGGCGGAGAGGGGGCGGACGAGATGCTCGATGTGCTCGCCCGGTGAGTACTCCTCGCCCTCGCGGCGGGCGCAGCGCAGCATCAGGCCCATCGCGACACCGGCGATGGTGGCGTGGACACCGCTGTTGTACATCAGGCCCCAGATGACCACCGCGAGGGGCACGTACACGTACCAACCGCGGACGCCCTTGCGCAGCAGCAGCCAGAACACGGCCAGACCGACGAAGGCTCCGCCGAGGGCCATGAAGTTCAGGTCGCTCGTGAAGAAGACCGCGATGATCAGGATCGCGAAGAGATCGTCGACGACGGCCAGCGTCAGCAGGAAGGCGCGAAGCGCCGACGGCAGCGATGTTCCGATGACGGCGAGCACGGCCAGCGCGAACGCGATGTCGGTGGCGGTCGGTACGGCCCAGCCGTCGGTGGAGCCCCCGCCGACCAAGGTGACCACCAGGTAGACGAGCGCCGGCATCACCATGCCGCAGAGCGCGGCGATCACGGGAAGGGCGGCCGCCTTGCGGTCGCTCAGTTCACCGGCGACCAGTTCTCGCTTGAGTTCTATGCCCGCGACGAAGAAGAAGATGGCGAGCAGTCCGTCGGCGGCCCAGTGCTGGATCGACAGATCGAGGTGGAGCGAGGCGGGGCCTATATGGAAGTCGCGTACGGAGGCGTAGCTGTCTCCGAGGGGCGAATTCGCCCAGATCAGCGCCACGACCGCCGCGAGCAGGAGCAGCATGCCGCCCACGGTCTCGGTACGCAGGGCTTCGGCGACGTAGTTCCGCTCGGGAAGGGACAGGCGGCCGAGGAACTTGCGGTCGGTACTGGGCGGAACCACGGGACGAAACCTCCGGTCGGGGGCAGCACAACAAGCTTGCCGACCAGACTTCCCGGCGCACCTTGGATCTACGTCACCTTGCTGACGCGCTCTTCACTCTACCCAAGCCCGCTCGGTCACGGTGGGTGAGCGGGCAGTGGGCATGCGCAGGCCCCGGCGCGGCGTGCCGGGGCCTGCGCTCGGTGGTTACCCTTGGTCACTCCTCGCTGGGTGCGCTGGGCAGCTTCGACTGGATGAGGTCCATCACCGAGGAGTCCGTCAACGTGGTGACGTCTCCCAGCTGGCGGTTCTCCGCCACGTCGCGCAGCAGCCGGCGCATGATCTTGCCGGAGCGGGTCTTCGGCAGCTCGGCCACCGGGAGGATCCGCTTCGGCTTCGCGATCGGCCCCAGCGTCGCGCCGACGTGGTTGCGCAGGTCGTTCACGAGGCTGTCGTCCTCGCTCGCCGTCCCGCGCAGGATCACGAAGGCGACGATGGCCTGTCCGGTGGTTTCATCCGTCGCGCCCACCACCGCGGCCTCCGCGACCTTCGGGTGCGAGACCAGCGCCGACTCGACTTCGGTGGTCGAGATGTTGTGACCGGAGACGAGCATCACGTCGTCGACCCGGCCGAGCAGCCAGATGTCGCCGTCGTCGTCCTTCTTGGCACCGTCACCGGCGAAGTACTTGCCCTCGAAACGCGACCAGTACGTGTCGAGGAAGCGCTGGTCGTCGCCCCAGATGGTGCGCAGCATCGACGGCCACGGCTCGGTGAGGACCAGATAGCCGCCGCCCCCGTTGGGCACCTCGTTCGCCTCGTCGTCCACGACGGTGGCCGAGATGCCGGGGAGGGGGCGCTGCGCGGAGCCCGGCTTGGCGGCGGTGACACCCGGCAGCGGCGAGATCATCATGGCGCCGGTCTCCGTCTGCCACCAGGTGTCGACGACCGGGGTCTTGCCCGCGCCGATGTTCTCCCGGTACCAGATCCACGCCTCCGGGTTGATCGGCTCACCGACCGACCCGAGGACCCGCAGGCTGCTCAGGTCGAACTTGGCGGGGATGTCGTCGCCCCACTTCATGAACGTACGGATCGCGGTGGGCGCGGTGTAGAGGATCGTGACGCCGTACTTCTGGACGATCTCCCAGAAGCGGCCCTGGTGCGGGGTGTCCGGGGTGCCCTCGTACATCACCTGTGTCGCGCCGTTGGCCAGGGGGCCGTACACGATGTACGAGTGGCCGGTCACCCAGCCGATGTCGGCCGTGCACCAGTAGACGTCCGACTCGGGCTTGAGGTCGAACACGGCGTGGTGGGTGTACGCCGTCTGGGTGAGGTAGCCGCCGGACGTGTGCAGGATGCCCTTCGGCTTACCCGTCGTGCCCGAGGTGTAGAGGATGAAGAGCGGGTGCTCGGCGTCGAAGGCCTCGGGGGTGTGCTCCGGGGACTGGCGGCCGACGATGTCGTGCCACCAGACGTCGCGCCCCTCGGTGAAGGCCGTCTCCTGACCCGTGCGCTGCACGACGAGCACGTGCTCGACCTGCGGGCAGCGGGACACAGCCTCGTCGATCGCGGGCTTGAGCGCGCTCGGCTTGCCGCGGCGGTAACCGCC
This genomic interval carries:
- the nhaA gene encoding Na+/H+ antiporter NhaA; its protein translation is MVPPSTDRKFLGRLSLPERNYVAEALRTETVGGMLLLLAAVVALIWANSPLGDSYASVRDFHIGPASLHLDLSIQHWAADGLLAIFFFVAGIELKRELVAGELSDRKAAALPVIAALCGMVMPALVYLVVTLVGGGSTDGWAVPTATDIAFALAVLAVIGTSLPSALRAFLLTLAVVDDLFAILIIAVFFTSDLNFMALGGAFVGLAVFWLLLRKGVRGWYVYVPLAVVIWGLMYNSGVHATIAGVAMGLMLRCARREGEEYSPGEHIEHLVRPLSAGFAVPLFALFSAGVAVTGDSLTHVFTKPETLGVVLGLVVGKALGIFGGTWLAARFTKAELNEDLAWPDVLALATLAGIGFTVSLLIGELAFTGNATLTDEVKAAVLFGSLIAAIFASILLKMRVRTYQALAAEEERDEDMSGIPDIYEEEDPAYHLRMAAIYEKKAAEHRRKAEAAAVSSDNGDRPA
- a CDS encoding phage holin family protein, encoding MSDPGNTTANAAGADRSLGQLVASATAEMSALMHDEIALAKAQLRQDAKKAGIGGVVLLVAGVLLLFSLPMLSFALAYGFRTWTGWNLALCFLLSFAVNVVVAALFGLIGMVFLKKAKKGKGPQKAVASAKESAALLGNAKPHPRGVVLAKPSDSTVSDRVSDKVSA
- the acs gene encoding acetate--CoA ligase; this encodes MSNESLANLLKEERRFAPPAELAANANVTAEAYEQAAADRLGFWAEQARRLSWATEPTETLDWTNPPFAKWFADGKLNVAYNCVDRHVEAGHGDRVAIHFEGEPGDGRAITYAELKDEVSRAANALLELGVRKGDRVAVYLPMIPEAAVAMLACARIGAAHSVVFGGFSADAVASRIQDADAKLVITSDGGYRRGKPSALKPAIDEAVSRCPQVEHVLVVQRTGQETAFTEGRDVWWHDIVGRQSPEHTPEAFDAEHPLFILYTSGTTGKPKGILHTSGGYLTQTAYTHHAVFDLKPESDVYWCTADIGWVTGHSYIVYGPLANGATQVMYEGTPDTPHQGRFWEIVQKYGVTILYTAPTAIRTFMKWGDDIPAKFDLSSLRVLGSVGEPINPEAWIWYRENIGAGKTPVVDTWWQTETGAMMISPLPGVTAAKPGSAQRPLPGISATVVDDEANEVPNGGGGYLVLTEPWPSMLRTIWGDDQRFLDTYWSRFEGKYFAGDGAKKDDDGDIWLLGRVDDVMLVSGHNISTTEVESALVSHPKVAEAAVVGATDETTGQAIVAFVILRGTASEDDSLVNDLRNHVGATLGPIAKPKRILPVAELPKTRSGKIMRRLLRDVAENRQLGDVTTLTDSSVMDLIQSKLPSAPSEE